Proteins encoded in a region of the Sebastes fasciatus isolate fSebFas1 chromosome 9, fSebFas1.pri, whole genome shotgun sequence genome:
- the arhgap22a gene encoding rho GTPase-activating protein 22 isoform X1, giving the protein MKWPQLRGIHHADGSMKPSRTPLTSDKPKELAAGGIVETVERCGSQCKEMGDNKTEDTQPDIFIDARSKSMVLGELSRVSRPCSPLDQEKALKAGWLKRQRSIMKNWQLRWFVLRTEALYFYKDQDETKAQGCIPLQGSQVNELPANQDEPGRHPFEIVPGGAGEKDRTGISHESFLLMANSQSDMEEWVRAIRRVIWAPLGGGIFGQHLEETMLYEAQCGPQRLVPVLVEQCVCFIREHGLEEEGLFRAPGQTNHVRELQDALDRGEKPVFDSTTDVHTVASLLKLYIRELPEPIIPFSKYTQFLSCAPFLTKDKAMGITELSKQVKSLPQVNYNLLTYICKFLDEVQSHSNENKMSVQNLATVFGPNILRPRVEDPVTMMEGSSQVQLLMTVLISEHARLYQREEPEIEVKTPQQHQQSPLQRCKVEWLSQDDANPPPSSGTGSKTPKEQSRSSTPTTDGKPTAPSPVMTSEKGEDGQIEGKGKAKTEEKADIKTEGKGGGEVAVSPSKQSKALPSWRSSFKGGAASGVPRGKIGGSAGDVSAAGGTNWLMNGLSSLRAHRRTTSSGERLKDSTLKDSTLSLKEGTLPLKDTQRDSDEDSSQTPLSHRALHQSHRLSAYDNVAPSSLSLPADTSSMWTSFEISLAEPEGSDKAVKVEQVQERPTEVRDSTSTLDNSASGTEDDLTGTNDGLANMLAELKQELKKQRTSYETCIRKLEDSCSKYQSQVNRLEEELDQEKKKFHMLEIRLRNSERAHEDAENRNVLLQKEMEEFFQTLGDLTTGATRTN; this is encoded by the exons CGCGGTCCAAGAGCATGGTGCTGGGAGAGTTGTCCCGGGTCTCCCGGCCCTGCTCTCCTCTGGATCAGGAGAAAGCGCTGAAAGCCGGCTGGCTGAAGAGACAGCGGAGCATCATGAAAAACTGGCAGCTGCGTTGGTTTGTCCTGAGGACCGAAGCTCTGTATTTCTACAAGGACCAGGATGAAACCAAGGCACAG GGTTGTATTCCTCTTCAGGGCAGTCAGGTCAATGAGCTGCCTGCCAATCAAGACGAGCCTGGTCGTCACCCTTTTGAAATCGTTCCAG GGGGGGCTGGAGAAAAGGATCGAACGGGCATAAGTCACGAATCCTTCCTGCTGATGGCCAACTcccagagtgacatggaggaatgggTCAGAGCCATACGTAGAGTCATATGGGCTCCGCTTGGAGGAG gtaTCTTTGGGCAGCACCTAGAGGAGACGATGTTGTACGAGGCCCAGTGTGGCCCTCAGAGACTGGTCCCTGTGCTGGtcgaacagtgtgtgtgtttcatacgTGAGCATGGGCTCGAGGAGGAGGGCCTTTTCAGGGCCCCCGGACAGACCAATCATGTTCGAGAGCTGCAGGATGCCTTAGACCGTGGCGAGAAGCCAGTGTTTGACAG TACCACAGATGTCCACACAGTGGCATCGCTGCTAAAACTGTACATACGGGAGCTGCCGGAGCCTATAATCCCATTCTCCAAATACACACAGTTTCTCTCTTGTGCTCCGTTTCTTACCAAGGACAAAGCAATG GGTATCACAGAGCTAAGCAAACAGGTGAAATCCCTTCCTCAGGTCAACTACAACCTCCTCACATACATCTGCAA GTTTCTGGACGAGGTTCAGTCCCACTCCAATGAGAATAAGATGAGTGTTCAGAACCTGGCCACTGTGTTTGGACCCAACATCCTCCGGCCCAGAGTGGAGGATCCAGTCACCATGATGGAGG GAAGTTCACAGGTGCAGCTCCTCATGACTGTGCTGATCAGTGAACACGCCCGACTTTACCAACGGGAGGAGCCGGAAATTGAGGTCAAGACTCCCCAACAGCATCAGCAGAGTCCTCTGCAACGGTGCAAGGTGGAATGGCTCTCACAAGACGACGCTAACCCGCCACCCTCCTCAGGCACAGGCTCCAAAACCCCTAAAGAGCAATCCCGATCCTCCACCCCTACTACAGACGGTAAGCCGACTGCACCGAGCCCCGTTATGACGTCGGAGAAGGGCGAGGATGGTCAGATTGAAGGAAAGGGCAAAGCTAAGACTGAAGAGAAAGCAGATATCAAAACTGAAGGGAAAGGTGGAGGTGAAGTAGCTGTTAGCCCCAGTAAACAGTCTAAAGCCCTGCCCTCCTGGAGGAGCTCCTTCAAAGGCGGTGCAGCATCTGGGGTGCCGAGGGGGAAAATAGGGGGGTCGGCAGGGGACGTGTCAGCAGCTGGTGGGACCAACTGGCTGATGAACGGCCTGTCGTCCCTCCGAGCTCACAGGCGCACCACCTCATCTGGTGAAAGACTTAAAGACTCCACCCTGAAGGATTCAACCCTTTCCCTTAAAGAGGGAACTCTTCCACTtaaggacacacagagagactctGATGAGGACTCATCTCAAACACCCCTGTCTCACAGAGCTCTCCACCAATCCCACAGACTGTCTGCCTATGACAACGTCGCCCCCTCCAGTTTAAGCCTGCCTGCCGACACCTCCTCCATGTGGACATCCTTTGAGATCTCGTTGGCCGAGCCGGAGGGAAGCGATAAGGCAGTAAAAGTAGAGCAGGTTCAAGAGAGACCCACAGAGGTGAGGGACAGTACGAGTACTCTGGATAACAGTGCAAGCGGTACCGAGGATGACCTCACAGGGACAAACGACGGTCTCGCCAACATGCTGGCCGAGCTCAAGCAGGAGCTGAAGAAACAGAGGACGAGCTACGAAACCTGCATTCGCAA GTTGGAGGACTCCTGTTCCAAGTACCAGTCCCAGGTAAACCgcctggaggaggagctggaccaggagaagaagaagttccACATGCTGGAGATCCGACTCAGGAACTCGGAGAGGGCACATGAAGACGCAGAGAACCGAAACGTCCTCCTCcagaaagagatggaggagttCTTCCAAACCCTTGGAGATCTGACCACAGGAGCGACACGGACCAACTAG
- the arhgap22a gene encoding rho GTPase-activating protein 22 isoform X3, whose translation MGDNKTEDTQPDIFIDARSKSMVLGELSRVSRPCSPLDQEKALKAGWLKRQRSIMKNWQLRWFVLRTEALYFYKDQDETKAQGCIPLQGSQVNELPANQDEPGRHPFEIVPGGAGEKDRTGISHESFLLMANSQSDMEEWVRAIRRVIWAPLGGGIFGQHLEETMLYEAQCGPQRLVPVLVEQCVCFIREHGLEEEGLFRAPGQTNHVRELQDALDRGEKPVFDSTTDVHTVASLLKLYIRELPEPIIPFSKYTQFLSCAPFLTKDKAMGITELSKQVKSLPQVNYNLLTYICKFLDEVQSHSNENKMSVQNLATVFGPNILRPRVEDPVTMMEGSSQVQLLMTVLISEHARLYQREEPEIEVKTPQQHQQSPLQRCKVEWLSQDDANPPPSSGTGSKTPKEQSRSSTPTTDGKPTAPSPVMTSEKGEDGQIEGKGKAKTEEKADIKTEGKGGGEVAVSPSKQSKALPSWRSSFKGGAASGVPRGKIGGSAGDVSAAGGTNWLMNGLSSLRAHRRTTSSGERLKDSTLKDSTLSLKEGTLPLKDTQRDSDEDSSQTPLSHRALHQSHRLSAYDNVAPSSLSLPADTSSMWTSFEISLAEPEGSDKAVKVEQVQERPTEVRDSTSTLDNSASGTEDDLTGTNDGLANMLAELKQELKKQRTSYETCIRKLEDSCSKYQSQVNRLEEELDQEKKKFHMLEIRLRNSERAHEDAENRNVLLQKEMEEFFQTLGDLTTGATRTN comes from the exons CGCGGTCCAAGAGCATGGTGCTGGGAGAGTTGTCCCGGGTCTCCCGGCCCTGCTCTCCTCTGGATCAGGAGAAAGCGCTGAAAGCCGGCTGGCTGAAGAGACAGCGGAGCATCATGAAAAACTGGCAGCTGCGTTGGTTTGTCCTGAGGACCGAAGCTCTGTATTTCTACAAGGACCAGGATGAAACCAAGGCACAG GGTTGTATTCCTCTTCAGGGCAGTCAGGTCAATGAGCTGCCTGCCAATCAAGACGAGCCTGGTCGTCACCCTTTTGAAATCGTTCCAG GGGGGGCTGGAGAAAAGGATCGAACGGGCATAAGTCACGAATCCTTCCTGCTGATGGCCAACTcccagagtgacatggaggaatgggTCAGAGCCATACGTAGAGTCATATGGGCTCCGCTTGGAGGAG gtaTCTTTGGGCAGCACCTAGAGGAGACGATGTTGTACGAGGCCCAGTGTGGCCCTCAGAGACTGGTCCCTGTGCTGGtcgaacagtgtgtgtgtttcatacgTGAGCATGGGCTCGAGGAGGAGGGCCTTTTCAGGGCCCCCGGACAGACCAATCATGTTCGAGAGCTGCAGGATGCCTTAGACCGTGGCGAGAAGCCAGTGTTTGACAG TACCACAGATGTCCACACAGTGGCATCGCTGCTAAAACTGTACATACGGGAGCTGCCGGAGCCTATAATCCCATTCTCCAAATACACACAGTTTCTCTCTTGTGCTCCGTTTCTTACCAAGGACAAAGCAATG GGTATCACAGAGCTAAGCAAACAGGTGAAATCCCTTCCTCAGGTCAACTACAACCTCCTCACATACATCTGCAA GTTTCTGGACGAGGTTCAGTCCCACTCCAATGAGAATAAGATGAGTGTTCAGAACCTGGCCACTGTGTTTGGACCCAACATCCTCCGGCCCAGAGTGGAGGATCCAGTCACCATGATGGAGG GAAGTTCACAGGTGCAGCTCCTCATGACTGTGCTGATCAGTGAACACGCCCGACTTTACCAACGGGAGGAGCCGGAAATTGAGGTCAAGACTCCCCAACAGCATCAGCAGAGTCCTCTGCAACGGTGCAAGGTGGAATGGCTCTCACAAGACGACGCTAACCCGCCACCCTCCTCAGGCACAGGCTCCAAAACCCCTAAAGAGCAATCCCGATCCTCCACCCCTACTACAGACGGTAAGCCGACTGCACCGAGCCCCGTTATGACGTCGGAGAAGGGCGAGGATGGTCAGATTGAAGGAAAGGGCAAAGCTAAGACTGAAGAGAAAGCAGATATCAAAACTGAAGGGAAAGGTGGAGGTGAAGTAGCTGTTAGCCCCAGTAAACAGTCTAAAGCCCTGCCCTCCTGGAGGAGCTCCTTCAAAGGCGGTGCAGCATCTGGGGTGCCGAGGGGGAAAATAGGGGGGTCGGCAGGGGACGTGTCAGCAGCTGGTGGGACCAACTGGCTGATGAACGGCCTGTCGTCCCTCCGAGCTCACAGGCGCACCACCTCATCTGGTGAAAGACTTAAAGACTCCACCCTGAAGGATTCAACCCTTTCCCTTAAAGAGGGAACTCTTCCACTtaaggacacacagagagactctGATGAGGACTCATCTCAAACACCCCTGTCTCACAGAGCTCTCCACCAATCCCACAGACTGTCTGCCTATGACAACGTCGCCCCCTCCAGTTTAAGCCTGCCTGCCGACACCTCCTCCATGTGGACATCCTTTGAGATCTCGTTGGCCGAGCCGGAGGGAAGCGATAAGGCAGTAAAAGTAGAGCAGGTTCAAGAGAGACCCACAGAGGTGAGGGACAGTACGAGTACTCTGGATAACAGTGCAAGCGGTACCGAGGATGACCTCACAGGGACAAACGACGGTCTCGCCAACATGCTGGCCGAGCTCAAGCAGGAGCTGAAGAAACAGAGGACGAGCTACGAAACCTGCATTCGCAA GTTGGAGGACTCCTGTTCCAAGTACCAGTCCCAGGTAAACCgcctggaggaggagctggaccaggagaagaagaagttccACATGCTGGAGATCCGACTCAGGAACTCGGAGAGGGCACATGAAGACGCAGAGAACCGAAACGTCCTCCTCcagaaagagatggaggagttCTTCCAAACCCTTGGAGATCTGACCACAGGAGCGACACGGACCAACTAG
- the arhgap22a gene encoding rho GTPase-activating protein 22 isoform X2: MKWPQLRGIHHADGSMKPSRTPLTSDKPKELAARSKSMVLGELSRVSRPCSPLDQEKALKAGWLKRQRSIMKNWQLRWFVLRTEALYFYKDQDETKAQGCIPLQGSQVNELPANQDEPGRHPFEIVPGGAGEKDRTGISHESFLLMANSQSDMEEWVRAIRRVIWAPLGGGIFGQHLEETMLYEAQCGPQRLVPVLVEQCVCFIREHGLEEEGLFRAPGQTNHVRELQDALDRGEKPVFDSTTDVHTVASLLKLYIRELPEPIIPFSKYTQFLSCAPFLTKDKAMGITELSKQVKSLPQVNYNLLTYICKFLDEVQSHSNENKMSVQNLATVFGPNILRPRVEDPVTMMEGSSQVQLLMTVLISEHARLYQREEPEIEVKTPQQHQQSPLQRCKVEWLSQDDANPPPSSGTGSKTPKEQSRSSTPTTDGKPTAPSPVMTSEKGEDGQIEGKGKAKTEEKADIKTEGKGGGEVAVSPSKQSKALPSWRSSFKGGAASGVPRGKIGGSAGDVSAAGGTNWLMNGLSSLRAHRRTTSSGERLKDSTLKDSTLSLKEGTLPLKDTQRDSDEDSSQTPLSHRALHQSHRLSAYDNVAPSSLSLPADTSSMWTSFEISLAEPEGSDKAVKVEQVQERPTEVRDSTSTLDNSASGTEDDLTGTNDGLANMLAELKQELKKQRTSYETCIRKLEDSCSKYQSQVNRLEEELDQEKKKFHMLEIRLRNSERAHEDAENRNVLLQKEMEEFFQTLGDLTTGATRTN; the protein is encoded by the exons CGCGGTCCAAGAGCATGGTGCTGGGAGAGTTGTCCCGGGTCTCCCGGCCCTGCTCTCCTCTGGATCAGGAGAAAGCGCTGAAAGCCGGCTGGCTGAAGAGACAGCGGAGCATCATGAAAAACTGGCAGCTGCGTTGGTTTGTCCTGAGGACCGAAGCTCTGTATTTCTACAAGGACCAGGATGAAACCAAGGCACAG GGTTGTATTCCTCTTCAGGGCAGTCAGGTCAATGAGCTGCCTGCCAATCAAGACGAGCCTGGTCGTCACCCTTTTGAAATCGTTCCAG GGGGGGCTGGAGAAAAGGATCGAACGGGCATAAGTCACGAATCCTTCCTGCTGATGGCCAACTcccagagtgacatggaggaatgggTCAGAGCCATACGTAGAGTCATATGGGCTCCGCTTGGAGGAG gtaTCTTTGGGCAGCACCTAGAGGAGACGATGTTGTACGAGGCCCAGTGTGGCCCTCAGAGACTGGTCCCTGTGCTGGtcgaacagtgtgtgtgtttcatacgTGAGCATGGGCTCGAGGAGGAGGGCCTTTTCAGGGCCCCCGGACAGACCAATCATGTTCGAGAGCTGCAGGATGCCTTAGACCGTGGCGAGAAGCCAGTGTTTGACAG TACCACAGATGTCCACACAGTGGCATCGCTGCTAAAACTGTACATACGGGAGCTGCCGGAGCCTATAATCCCATTCTCCAAATACACACAGTTTCTCTCTTGTGCTCCGTTTCTTACCAAGGACAAAGCAATG GGTATCACAGAGCTAAGCAAACAGGTGAAATCCCTTCCTCAGGTCAACTACAACCTCCTCACATACATCTGCAA GTTTCTGGACGAGGTTCAGTCCCACTCCAATGAGAATAAGATGAGTGTTCAGAACCTGGCCACTGTGTTTGGACCCAACATCCTCCGGCCCAGAGTGGAGGATCCAGTCACCATGATGGAGG GAAGTTCACAGGTGCAGCTCCTCATGACTGTGCTGATCAGTGAACACGCCCGACTTTACCAACGGGAGGAGCCGGAAATTGAGGTCAAGACTCCCCAACAGCATCAGCAGAGTCCTCTGCAACGGTGCAAGGTGGAATGGCTCTCACAAGACGACGCTAACCCGCCACCCTCCTCAGGCACAGGCTCCAAAACCCCTAAAGAGCAATCCCGATCCTCCACCCCTACTACAGACGGTAAGCCGACTGCACCGAGCCCCGTTATGACGTCGGAGAAGGGCGAGGATGGTCAGATTGAAGGAAAGGGCAAAGCTAAGACTGAAGAGAAAGCAGATATCAAAACTGAAGGGAAAGGTGGAGGTGAAGTAGCTGTTAGCCCCAGTAAACAGTCTAAAGCCCTGCCCTCCTGGAGGAGCTCCTTCAAAGGCGGTGCAGCATCTGGGGTGCCGAGGGGGAAAATAGGGGGGTCGGCAGGGGACGTGTCAGCAGCTGGTGGGACCAACTGGCTGATGAACGGCCTGTCGTCCCTCCGAGCTCACAGGCGCACCACCTCATCTGGTGAAAGACTTAAAGACTCCACCCTGAAGGATTCAACCCTTTCCCTTAAAGAGGGAACTCTTCCACTtaaggacacacagagagactctGATGAGGACTCATCTCAAACACCCCTGTCTCACAGAGCTCTCCACCAATCCCACAGACTGTCTGCCTATGACAACGTCGCCCCCTCCAGTTTAAGCCTGCCTGCCGACACCTCCTCCATGTGGACATCCTTTGAGATCTCGTTGGCCGAGCCGGAGGGAAGCGATAAGGCAGTAAAAGTAGAGCAGGTTCAAGAGAGACCCACAGAGGTGAGGGACAGTACGAGTACTCTGGATAACAGTGCAAGCGGTACCGAGGATGACCTCACAGGGACAAACGACGGTCTCGCCAACATGCTGGCCGAGCTCAAGCAGGAGCTGAAGAAACAGAGGACGAGCTACGAAACCTGCATTCGCAA GTTGGAGGACTCCTGTTCCAAGTACCAGTCCCAGGTAAACCgcctggaggaggagctggaccaggagaagaagaagttccACATGCTGGAGATCCGACTCAGGAACTCGGAGAGGGCACATGAAGACGCAGAGAACCGAAACGTCCTCCTCcagaaagagatggaggagttCTTCCAAACCCTTGGAGATCTGACCACAGGAGCGACACGGACCAACTAG
- the arhgap22a gene encoding rho GTPase-activating protein 22 isoform X4, giving the protein MLSPKIKQARRARSKSMVLGELSRVSRPCSPLDQEKALKAGWLKRQRSIMKNWQLRWFVLRTEALYFYKDQDETKAQGCIPLQGSQVNELPANQDEPGRHPFEIVPGGAGEKDRTGISHESFLLMANSQSDMEEWVRAIRRVIWAPLGGGIFGQHLEETMLYEAQCGPQRLVPVLVEQCVCFIREHGLEEEGLFRAPGQTNHVRELQDALDRGEKPVFDSTTDVHTVASLLKLYIRELPEPIIPFSKYTQFLSCAPFLTKDKAMGITELSKQVKSLPQVNYNLLTYICKFLDEVQSHSNENKMSVQNLATVFGPNILRPRVEDPVTMMEGSSQVQLLMTVLISEHARLYQREEPEIEVKTPQQHQQSPLQRCKVEWLSQDDANPPPSSGTGSKTPKEQSRSSTPTTDGKPTAPSPVMTSEKGEDGQIEGKGKAKTEEKADIKTEGKGGGEVAVSPSKQSKALPSWRSSFKGGAASGVPRGKIGGSAGDVSAAGGTNWLMNGLSSLRAHRRTTSSGERLKDSTLKDSTLSLKEGTLPLKDTQRDSDEDSSQTPLSHRALHQSHRLSAYDNVAPSSLSLPADTSSMWTSFEISLAEPEGSDKAVKVEQVQERPTEVRDSTSTLDNSASGTEDDLTGTNDGLANMLAELKQELKKQRTSYETCIRKLEDSCSKYQSQVNRLEEELDQEKKKFHMLEIRLRNSERAHEDAENRNVLLQKEMEEFFQTLGDLTTGATRTN; this is encoded by the exons CGCGGTCCAAGAGCATGGTGCTGGGAGAGTTGTCCCGGGTCTCCCGGCCCTGCTCTCCTCTGGATCAGGAGAAAGCGCTGAAAGCCGGCTGGCTGAAGAGACAGCGGAGCATCATGAAAAACTGGCAGCTGCGTTGGTTTGTCCTGAGGACCGAAGCTCTGTATTTCTACAAGGACCAGGATGAAACCAAGGCACAG GGTTGTATTCCTCTTCAGGGCAGTCAGGTCAATGAGCTGCCTGCCAATCAAGACGAGCCTGGTCGTCACCCTTTTGAAATCGTTCCAG GGGGGGCTGGAGAAAAGGATCGAACGGGCATAAGTCACGAATCCTTCCTGCTGATGGCCAACTcccagagtgacatggaggaatgggTCAGAGCCATACGTAGAGTCATATGGGCTCCGCTTGGAGGAG gtaTCTTTGGGCAGCACCTAGAGGAGACGATGTTGTACGAGGCCCAGTGTGGCCCTCAGAGACTGGTCCCTGTGCTGGtcgaacagtgtgtgtgtttcatacgTGAGCATGGGCTCGAGGAGGAGGGCCTTTTCAGGGCCCCCGGACAGACCAATCATGTTCGAGAGCTGCAGGATGCCTTAGACCGTGGCGAGAAGCCAGTGTTTGACAG TACCACAGATGTCCACACAGTGGCATCGCTGCTAAAACTGTACATACGGGAGCTGCCGGAGCCTATAATCCCATTCTCCAAATACACACAGTTTCTCTCTTGTGCTCCGTTTCTTACCAAGGACAAAGCAATG GGTATCACAGAGCTAAGCAAACAGGTGAAATCCCTTCCTCAGGTCAACTACAACCTCCTCACATACATCTGCAA GTTTCTGGACGAGGTTCAGTCCCACTCCAATGAGAATAAGATGAGTGTTCAGAACCTGGCCACTGTGTTTGGACCCAACATCCTCCGGCCCAGAGTGGAGGATCCAGTCACCATGATGGAGG GAAGTTCACAGGTGCAGCTCCTCATGACTGTGCTGATCAGTGAACACGCCCGACTTTACCAACGGGAGGAGCCGGAAATTGAGGTCAAGACTCCCCAACAGCATCAGCAGAGTCCTCTGCAACGGTGCAAGGTGGAATGGCTCTCACAAGACGACGCTAACCCGCCACCCTCCTCAGGCACAGGCTCCAAAACCCCTAAAGAGCAATCCCGATCCTCCACCCCTACTACAGACGGTAAGCCGACTGCACCGAGCCCCGTTATGACGTCGGAGAAGGGCGAGGATGGTCAGATTGAAGGAAAGGGCAAAGCTAAGACTGAAGAGAAAGCAGATATCAAAACTGAAGGGAAAGGTGGAGGTGAAGTAGCTGTTAGCCCCAGTAAACAGTCTAAAGCCCTGCCCTCCTGGAGGAGCTCCTTCAAAGGCGGTGCAGCATCTGGGGTGCCGAGGGGGAAAATAGGGGGGTCGGCAGGGGACGTGTCAGCAGCTGGTGGGACCAACTGGCTGATGAACGGCCTGTCGTCCCTCCGAGCTCACAGGCGCACCACCTCATCTGGTGAAAGACTTAAAGACTCCACCCTGAAGGATTCAACCCTTTCCCTTAAAGAGGGAACTCTTCCACTtaaggacacacagagagactctGATGAGGACTCATCTCAAACACCCCTGTCTCACAGAGCTCTCCACCAATCCCACAGACTGTCTGCCTATGACAACGTCGCCCCCTCCAGTTTAAGCCTGCCTGCCGACACCTCCTCCATGTGGACATCCTTTGAGATCTCGTTGGCCGAGCCGGAGGGAAGCGATAAGGCAGTAAAAGTAGAGCAGGTTCAAGAGAGACCCACAGAGGTGAGGGACAGTACGAGTACTCTGGATAACAGTGCAAGCGGTACCGAGGATGACCTCACAGGGACAAACGACGGTCTCGCCAACATGCTGGCCGAGCTCAAGCAGGAGCTGAAGAAACAGAGGACGAGCTACGAAACCTGCATTCGCAA GTTGGAGGACTCCTGTTCCAAGTACCAGTCCCAGGTAAACCgcctggaggaggagctggaccaggagaagaagaagttccACATGCTGGAGATCCGACTCAGGAACTCGGAGAGGGCACATGAAGACGCAGAGAACCGAAACGTCCTCCTCcagaaagagatggaggagttCTTCCAAACCCTTGGAGATCTGACCACAGGAGCGACACGGACCAACTAG